From Geomonas agri, one genomic window encodes:
- a CDS encoding cytochrome ubiquinol oxidase subunit I → MDKLVAARALMGVSFVFHIIYATLGIGLPFLLMLAEGLALKTGDESWHRIARRWVLPAGVVFAIGAVSGTILSFELGLLWPRFMAFSGAMIGLAFSMEGFAFFTEAIFLSLYFYGERRLSRRGLFLCTIPLTLAAAISAIFVISANGWMNSPSGFRMVNGTPSDVLPLRAFANEAWPHEALHGTLAAYVATSFAVAGYYAALILKGRDTVEGKKALALSLAVAAVIAPLMLVTGDWAADSVAKYQKAKLAAMEAHFKTSAAAPLVIGGWPDPETRQVLYAVRIPKLLSLLAQDDPNAVVQGLDAFPQGTTPDPRLVHPFFDLMVGSFFIMTIGLGWFWWLHWRRKAVPDQPRLLKYLIFASPFGIIALESGWLVTEFGRQPWVVQGYLRTSQSVTPNSGMVAVFTTFVIVYLCLTAGMLKLLLRHRGRYEAGGKEVGHA, encoded by the coding sequence ATGGACAAGCTTGTCGCAGCCAGGGCCCTGATGGGCGTTTCGTTTGTCTTTCATATCATCTACGCCACATTGGGGATCGGCCTGCCGTTCTTGCTCATGCTGGCCGAGGGGCTGGCGCTCAAAACCGGCGATGAGAGCTGGCACCGGATCGCCAGGCGTTGGGTGCTGCCGGCCGGGGTCGTCTTTGCCATCGGTGCCGTATCCGGGACTATCCTCTCCTTCGAACTGGGGCTCCTCTGGCCGCGCTTCATGGCCTTCAGCGGTGCCATGATCGGCCTTGCCTTTTCCATGGAAGGGTTCGCCTTCTTCACCGAGGCGATCTTTCTCTCTCTTTACTTTTACGGTGAACGACGGCTTTCCAGGCGTGGTCTTTTCCTTTGCACCATACCCCTCACCCTTGCGGCTGCCATTTCCGCCATATTCGTGATTAGCGCCAACGGCTGGATGAACAGTCCATCCGGCTTCCGGATGGTGAACGGTACCCCTTCGGACGTACTGCCGTTACGTGCCTTCGCCAACGAGGCATGGCCGCACGAGGCGCTGCACGGCACTCTCGCTGCCTACGTTGCCACTTCATTTGCCGTTGCAGGCTACTATGCCGCCCTGATTCTCAAGGGGCGCGATACCGTCGAGGGGAAAAAAGCGCTGGCGTTATCGTTAGCCGTTGCAGCGGTAATCGCGCCACTGATGCTGGTAACGGGGGACTGGGCTGCCGATTCGGTGGCCAAGTACCAGAAGGCGAAACTGGCGGCGATGGAGGCTCACTTCAAAACCTCCGCTGCTGCGCCACTGGTGATCGGAGGGTGGCCGGACCCGGAGACCAGGCAGGTCTTGTACGCCGTGCGCATCCCGAAGCTACTGAGCCTTCTCGCCCAGGACGACCCCAATGCCGTTGTGCAGGGACTGGACGCCTTCCCGCAGGGGACGACGCCTGACCCGAGGCTGGTACACCCCTTCTTCGACCTGATGGTGGGCTCTTTCTTCATTATGACCATTGGCCTGGGATGGTTCTGGTGGCTACACTGGCGCCGCAAGGCAGTGCCGGATCAGCCGCGCCTGCTGAAGTACCTCATATTCGCCTCTCCCTTCGGCATAATTGCGCTCGAGAGCGGCTGGTTAGTGACCGAGTTCGGCCGGCAGCCCTGGGTGGTGCAGGGATACCTGCGCACCTCGCAATCGGTGACCCCAAACAGCGGCATGGTCGCGGTATTTACCACCTTCGTCATTGTCTATCTTTGCCTGACTGCAGGGATGTTGAAGCTGCTGTTGCGTCACCGGGGGCGTTACGAGGCGGGCGGTAAGGAGGTGGGACATGCTTGA
- a CDS encoding MBL fold metallo-hydrolase encodes MKFMQLRNATSIIEYAGRRFLIDPVLADKGAYPPFAGTVNAHLRNPLVDLPVPVEILCEVDAVIVTHTHLDHWDEDAEKLLPKGLPLFAQNEKDAAKFRSAGFLRVTVLTGETTFEGITLSKTQGQHGSDETMAKLGDRLGEVCGVVLRHPDEKTLYLAGDTVWNRHVAESLQKYAPEVIVVNCGDAQIIGCGSIIMGKRDVMEVCQAAPDATIIASHMEAMNHAVLTRKELRDYLEGNGMMRRVLVPEDGETCVL; translated from the coding sequence ATGAAGTTCATGCAACTGCGCAACGCCACATCCATCATCGAATATGCCGGAAGGAGGTTCCTGATCGACCCTGTCTTGGCCGACAAAGGTGCCTACCCTCCGTTTGCCGGAACTGTCAACGCGCACCTGCGCAACCCGCTGGTCGATCTGCCGGTCCCTGTCGAGATCTTGTGCGAGGTCGACGCCGTCATCGTCACTCACACCCATCTCGATCACTGGGACGAAGACGCTGAAAAGCTCCTGCCAAAAGGCTTGCCCCTATTCGCACAAAACGAGAAGGATGCAGCAAAGTTCCGCTCGGCCGGGTTTCTCCGCGTCACCGTCCTCACCGGGGAGACCACCTTCGAGGGGATAACCCTCAGCAAGACGCAGGGGCAGCACGGCAGCGACGAGACCATGGCCAAACTGGGGGACCGCCTGGGTGAGGTATGCGGGGTGGTATTACGACATCCTGACGAGAAGACACTCTACCTGGCGGGAGATACGGTCTGGAACCGGCACGTTGCGGAATCCTTACAAAAGTACGCGCCCGAGGTGATCGTGGTGAACTGCGGCGATGCCCAGATCATCGGCTGCGGCTCGATCATCATGGGGAAGCGGGACGTTATGGAAGTGTGCCAAGCTGCGCCCGACGCGACCATCATAGCCAGTCACATGGAGGCGATGAACCACGCGGTGCTGACACGGAAAGAATTGCGTGACTACCTGGAGGGAAATGGCATGATGCGGCGAGTGCTGGTGCCCGAGGACGGCGAAACCTGCGTGCTGTGA
- a CDS encoding GlxA family transcriptional regulator — MSIPSVAVVAFNRFSPFHFSVPCIVFGDVLPGHRLFDLSICAGEPGEMRSRQGFSIETPFGLEALTQADIVIVPYWRDPAERPNLEMLDALVAAHKRGAVVVGLCLGTYVLAYAGLLDGHKAGTHWEFEQDFLTRFPNVRLDTNALYVEDDRLVTSAGTAAGLDCCLYLVHRVHGRSIANKVARRMVIPPHREGGQAQFIEYPLPVSTRDANINNLLDYLRNNLDKSHTLDELADYSLMNRRTFTRHFQKATGRSVGTWLMGERLQRSQELLETTSHSIERVAELVGFQSAASLRQHFRARFNVTPTEWRRTFQAGDKVVKP; from the coding sequence ATGTCGATCCCTTCTGTCGCAGTTGTGGCATTCAACCGCTTCAGCCCCTTTCACTTCTCGGTGCCGTGCATCGTCTTCGGGGACGTATTGCCCGGCCACAGGCTCTTCGACCTCAGCATCTGCGCGGGGGAACCGGGTGAAATGCGCTCGCGCCAGGGCTTCAGCATCGAGACACCTTTCGGGCTGGAAGCGCTGACTCAGGCGGATATCGTCATCGTCCCCTACTGGCGCGACCCCGCTGAAAGGCCCAACCTGGAAATGCTCGACGCCCTGGTGGCGGCGCACAAGCGAGGCGCTGTGGTGGTAGGTCTTTGCCTTGGGACCTACGTGCTGGCTTACGCGGGCCTGCTGGATGGACACAAGGCTGGGACGCACTGGGAATTCGAGCAGGATTTCCTCACCCGCTTCCCGAACGTCCGCTTGGACACCAACGCGCTCTACGTCGAGGATGACCGACTGGTCACCTCGGCGGGAACCGCGGCGGGGTTGGACTGCTGCCTGTACCTGGTGCACAGGGTGCACGGCCGGTCCATTGCCAACAAGGTGGCCCGGCGCATGGTTATCCCGCCGCACCGCGAAGGCGGCCAGGCACAATTCATAGAGTACCCCCTCCCCGTTTCCACGCGAGACGCCAACATCAATAACCTGCTTGACTACCTGAGAAACAACCTGGACAAGTCGCACACTCTGGACGAGTTGGCGGACTACAGCCTTATGAATCGCCGCACCTTCACAAGGCACTTCCAAAAAGCCACCGGCAGGTCAGTGGGTACCTGGCTCATGGGGGAGCGCCTGCAGCGCAGCCAGGAACTCCTGGAGACCACCAGCCACTCTATCGAACGCGTGGCGGAGTTGGTCGGTTTCCAGTCCGCCGCATCATTGCGTCAGCACTTCCGGGCCAGGTTCAACGTGACCCCCACCGAATGGCGCAGAACGTTTCAAGCTGGCGACAAGGTTGTGAAGCCGTAA
- a CDS encoding class II SORL domain-containing protein, whose translation MNRRAFLKTTVAGSLVAGFAGTVAAAERYFPDQVDMKLFETINRVKDPTKKTPLERSHAPVITAPPSVTAGKPFTVEVSVGETLHGMAPAHWIGFIELSLGNEPAGRVDLQPRGYLAPKVAFTVVVPKEAAPAGKVTLVAKQHCNLHGLWEGTLDIAVT comes from the coding sequence ATGAACAGACGGGCTTTTCTGAAAACCACAGTTGCCGGGTCCCTTGTCGCAGGTTTCGCTGGAACGGTTGCGGCAGCAGAGCGCTATTTCCCGGATCAAGTGGACATGAAGCTCTTCGAGACAATCAACAGGGTGAAGGACCCAACTAAAAAGACTCCGCTTGAGAGAAGCCATGCGCCTGTAATCACCGCTCCTCCCTCAGTAACGGCCGGCAAACCTTTCACCGTGGAAGTATCGGTAGGGGAAACGCTCCACGGCATGGCACCTGCCCACTGGATAGGCTTTATCGAGCTGAGCCTTGGCAATGAACCGGCGGGGAGAGTGGACCTGCAGCCGCGTGGGTACCTAGCACCGAAAGTTGCTTTCACCGTTGTGGTCCCCAAAGAGGCCGCGCCGGCTGGGAAGGTGACCCTCGTTGCGAAACAGCACTGCAACCTCCATGGTCTATGGGAAGGTACCCTCGATATCGCAGTGACCTGA
- a CDS encoding PAS domain-containing sensor histidine kinase has product MTSKVCKYPSVFLSFLRPCYCNVFLLLMTMLMIAVHQASASNAPPQTQPTVLILYGRVSNLQSNTTINKGLLSALKVAGVDERYQYQEYLDLARHPDPDYRRELTRFLKIKYSGVRFDAIIALHRDAGDFMLSEGRELFSDTPMVAVVSKRLESMPQGKRRIVQLVYSLDAFSTINMALALLPDTREVLVVSGATEDDAPYLGNAKDALKSYEKKLSVKYLASESLPEVVKEVAKARDHAIILYTRLIKDASGDTYLPTAALAKVSQSSTSPVFGLYDSLLGAGIVGGDLLSFEKLGKETGRLAGALIAGQADLEHVISFTGHGPMFDWNEMQRWGLQKSRLPKGSVLINYRLGFWEQYWKYVIISLLFISGEAVLILYLIWNRNKRFQAEAGRKASERLLHSYLSNSSIVSWMKDEEGRHVFRNDTFCKRFSAQPNDWQGKTDFELWPQDIAEEFRRNDHQVLASGNTLETIEPVVEMTGETSWWLTTKFLFKDAQGQRFVGGLGIDITQLKKVQDEADRQHAMMTEVINATDVCLVYLDLDFNFVAVNNAYAATCRMRPEDMVGRNHFALYPGEEVEDLFRQVRDTGVPAYIRERPFEFPDQPERGVTYWDWSLIPVQGHNGSVIGLVFTLLETTERRNAQEERLKLERQLQDAKRMESLGILAGGIAHDFNNILTAIIGNVELALLHSDTDSSVRENLVRIEKSAERAADLARKMLAYSGKGRFFVTPVDLNSTIEKLAGVLGSTVSPKAELLFDLTKPLPLVEADPDQISQIITNLVANASESLGDQAGTINVTTSWQDCDLQCLERSKFSESVPEGRYVLLEITDSGCGMDQETQGKIFDPFYTTKFTGRGLGLPAVQGIVRGHKGAIQVESEPGRGSRFRVLLPAGGLEGTCMSSLS; this is encoded by the coding sequence ATGACCAGCAAGGTGTGCAAATACCCTTCAGTTTTTTTGTCCTTTCTTCGTCCCTGCTATTGTAATGTTTTTCTGCTCCTTATGACGATGCTTATGATAGCCGTACACCAAGCATCTGCCTCCAATGCTCCCCCCCAGACTCAGCCCACTGTCCTCATCCTTTATGGTAGGGTGAGTAATCTTCAATCCAACACAACCATCAACAAGGGGTTGCTGTCCGCATTGAAAGTTGCCGGTGTCGATGAACGTTACCAGTATCAGGAGTACCTTGATCTTGCGCGTCATCCCGACCCTGACTATCGGCGCGAATTGACCCGGTTTCTGAAAATTAAATACTCGGGTGTGAGGTTCGATGCCATCATCGCCCTTCACAGAGATGCGGGAGATTTCATGCTCTCGGAAGGGCGCGAGCTTTTCAGCGACACGCCAATGGTTGCTGTTGTATCAAAACGGTTGGAAAGTATGCCGCAGGGAAAAAGGAGAATAGTTCAACTCGTTTACAGCTTAGACGCGTTCAGCACAATCAACATGGCCTTGGCATTACTCCCCGACACCAGGGAGGTTCTTGTCGTTTCAGGCGCGACCGAAGACGATGCACCTTATCTCGGAAACGCCAAAGACGCTCTTAAAAGTTACGAGAAGAAGCTTTCAGTTAAGTATCTTGCCAGCGAGTCATTGCCGGAAGTGGTAAAGGAGGTTGCCAAGGCACGAGATCACGCCATCATCCTTTATACCCGCCTTATAAAAGATGCCAGCGGTGACACCTACCTTCCAACCGCGGCCCTTGCCAAGGTATCCCAATCATCGACATCTCCCGTGTTCGGGTTGTACGACTCCCTTTTGGGGGCGGGTATCGTAGGGGGAGATCTACTTTCTTTCGAAAAGTTGGGTAAAGAGACCGGGCGCCTGGCCGGCGCCCTTATAGCCGGGCAGGCAGACCTGGAACACGTAATCAGTTTTACCGGTCATGGGCCGATGTTTGACTGGAATGAAATGCAACGGTGGGGACTTCAAAAATCCCGGCTCCCCAAAGGTAGCGTTCTGATCAACTACCGCCTGGGATTCTGGGAGCAGTACTGGAAATACGTGATTATCTCTTTGCTGTTCATTTCAGGGGAGGCAGTACTCATTCTCTATCTGATCTGGAACCGCAACAAGAGGTTCCAGGCTGAAGCCGGTCGCAAAGCATCCGAACGCCTGCTGCACTCATACCTCAGCAACAGTTCGATCGTGTCCTGGATGAAGGACGAGGAAGGCCGGCACGTCTTTCGGAATGATACCTTTTGTAAGAGATTCAGCGCTCAACCGAATGACTGGCAAGGAAAGACAGATTTCGAACTTTGGCCCCAAGATATTGCAGAGGAGTTTCGCCGTAATGATCATCAGGTTCTTGCCAGCGGTAACACTCTGGAAACCATAGAACCGGTGGTGGAGATGACCGGCGAGACGTCATGGTGGCTGACTACGAAGTTCCTGTTCAAGGATGCTCAAGGGCAGCGTTTCGTTGGCGGTCTTGGGATCGACATTACCCAACTGAAAAAGGTACAAGATGAAGCAGATCGCCAACATGCCATGATGACGGAAGTCATTAATGCTACGGATGTCTGCCTGGTTTATCTCGATTTAGATTTCAATTTCGTTGCCGTCAACAACGCGTATGCTGCCACTTGTCGAATGCGGCCGGAGGATATGGTTGGCCGGAACCACTTTGCACTCTATCCTGGGGAGGAGGTCGAGGATCTCTTCCGTCAGGTCAGGGACACGGGGGTTCCTGCGTACATCAGAGAACGACCATTCGAGTTTCCTGATCAGCCCGAGCGCGGTGTAACGTACTGGGACTGGTCGCTCATTCCTGTCCAGGGCCATAACGGCAGCGTAATTGGCCTGGTGTTCACCTTGCTTGAAACCACTGAGCGTCGGAACGCCCAGGAAGAGCGGCTGAAACTGGAACGCCAATTACAAGACGCCAAGAGGATGGAAAGCCTAGGGATTTTAGCGGGAGGCATCGCTCACGATTTCAATAATATTCTCACAGCCATCATCGGCAATGTCGAACTTGCGCTGTTGCATTCGGACACCGATTCTTCCGTTCGAGAGAACCTGGTGCGTATCGAAAAATCCGCAGAAAGAGCCGCGGACCTCGCCAGGAAGATGTTGGCCTACTCGGGGAAAGGAAGGTTCTTCGTTACCCCGGTGGACCTAAACTCGACCATTGAAAAACTGGCAGGTGTCCTTGGCTCTACCGTCTCTCCTAAGGCAGAACTCCTATTCGATTTGACCAAGCCGCTTCCTCTGGTAGAGGCAGACCCCGACCAAATCTCTCAGATCATCACGAACCTGGTGGCCAACGCCTCGGAGTCTCTTGGAGATCAGGCTGGCACCATTAACGTTACTACCAGTTGGCAAGACTGTGATCTGCAATGCCTAGAGCGAAGCAAGTTTAGTGAATCAGTTCCTGAAGGACGGTATGTTCTGCTCGAGATAACCGACAGTGGCTGCGGCATGGACCAGGAGACTCAGGGAAAAATATTTGACCCTTTCTATACCACAAAGTTTACTGGCAGGGGGTTGGGGCTTCCCGCAGTGCAAGGCATAGTACGGGGCCACAAAGGAGCCATTCAGGTCGAAAGCGAACCTGGGAGGGGAAGCAGGTTTCGAGTACTATTACCTGCTGGAGGACTTGAGGGGACGTGCATGAGTTCCTTGAGTTAG
- a CDS encoding response regulator transcription factor, which translates to MALEPDDAASGKILIVDDDEDLCSLLRDLFHREGFAVEAVHNGAAGAERAIAGSHALVVLDVMLPGMSGFEVLRRIRASSPVPVLMLTARGEDVDRIVGLEIGADDYLPKPFNPRELVARIRAVLRRTATSPPLTSPGVPPEATRLSVGDVELIGRTRTVLRAGEKIELTTVEFALLEVLLRLAGQVVSRDELVRQGMGRTLNAYDRSVDVHVGSLRRKLGPLPGGGERIKTVRNIGYHYSVEDPL; encoded by the coding sequence GTGGCATTAGAACCTGACGATGCTGCATCGGGAAAGATACTGATCGTCGACGACGATGAGGATCTCTGCTCCCTGTTGCGGGATCTATTTCACAGGGAAGGTTTTGCCGTCGAGGCGGTTCACAATGGCGCTGCCGGGGCTGAACGGGCTATCGCGGGAAGTCATGCGCTGGTCGTGCTCGACGTCATGCTCCCGGGTATGAGCGGGTTCGAAGTGCTGCGGCGCATTCGGGCTTCGTCACCGGTCCCGGTCCTCATGCTGACGGCGCGTGGCGAAGATGTGGACCGTATCGTGGGACTGGAGATAGGTGCCGACGACTATCTCCCGAAACCGTTCAATCCGCGGGAACTGGTGGCACGCATCCGCGCCGTGCTCAGGCGTACCGCGACCTCCCCCCCCTTAACCTCTCCTGGAGTGCCTCCCGAAGCTACCCGGCTTTCTGTAGGAGACGTGGAGTTGATAGGCCGTACCCGGACGGTACTTCGTGCAGGGGAGAAGATAGAACTGACGACGGTCGAGTTCGCTTTGCTGGAGGTATTGCTGCGACTGGCCGGACAAGTAGTAAGCCGGGACGAACTGGTACGACAAGGCATGGGAAGAACGTTAAACGCCTACGATCGAAGCGTCGATGTGCACGTGGGCAGCCTCCGGCGTAAGCTTGGCCCCCTGCCTGGAGGAGGCGAGCGGATCAAGACGGTGCGCAACATCGGTTACCACTACTCGGTGGAGGATCCCCTGTGA
- a CDS encoding sensor histidine kinase, translated as MIRKPNVPAIVPILALIAATAAILSPETALSIEEPRKRPPKAAIEACAGKQEGDQCTFSRGNGEILAGECLSGPESAFACRPYRGVNGEVRPAAPEGQAPKADPSHESDHATISGSGGRDGTQPKLAAPAAKRLAVPSSTVPAAPLPSNVRQAPDTRAAAPTIAAVFAVGAVGVAALLLAAVLLSSGLTWYLFFYRSILPLRRLRRVTQQLAGGNLSVRVGEGLVHRRDEIADLARDVDRMAERTESLVGAHRRLIRDVSHELRSPLARLNVALELARDIAGPEFAAPFERIERESDRLNELIAHLLMLTRLESPEGIGQRTGFDLAELVKEVAGDVDFEARSSDRRVVALVTEPMPVTGNRELLRQALENLVRNAARYTDVGTAVDVSLRMRVSGGQQWAHIEVLDRGPGVPESELVNIFRPFYRVSDSRERESGGAGVGLAISDRAVRLHGGNVRASNAPPAGLKMEMDLPLQ; from the coding sequence GTGATTAGGAAGCCGAATGTGCCCGCAATTGTCCCTATCCTTGCCCTGATCGCCGCAACTGCGGCCATTTTGTCACCTGAAACGGCCCTCTCCATCGAAGAACCACGGAAACGTCCTCCCAAGGCGGCCATTGAGGCTTGTGCAGGGAAACAGGAGGGTGATCAATGCACCTTCTCCCGTGGCAACGGCGAAATACTGGCAGGAGAGTGCCTCTCTGGTCCGGAATCAGCCTTTGCCTGTCGTCCCTATCGCGGAGTAAACGGCGAGGTGCGTCCCGCGGCGCCTGAGGGGCAGGCGCCTAAAGCAGATCCCAGCCATGAATCGGACCATGCCACCATTTCCGGATCAGGTGGTCGCGACGGCACCCAGCCCAAGCTAGCTGCCCCTGCAGCTAAGAGGTTAGCCGTTCCGTCATCCACGGTCCCGGCAGCTCCCCTACCCTCCAATGTGCGGCAGGCACCGGACACGAGGGCCGCCGCACCAACCATTGCAGCGGTTTTTGCGGTGGGTGCAGTCGGTGTCGCCGCGCTCCTATTGGCGGCCGTTCTGCTCTCATCCGGACTCACCTGGTATCTATTCTTCTACCGGTCCATCCTGCCGCTGCGCCGGTTGCGGCGGGTAACCCAGCAGCTTGCCGGCGGCAATCTCTCTGTCCGTGTGGGCGAAGGCCTCGTACACCGCCGCGATGAGATTGCCGACCTGGCTCGCGACGTGGACCGGATGGCTGAGCGGACGGAGAGTCTTGTGGGGGCTCACCGGCGGCTAATTCGTGACGTGTCGCACGAGTTGCGTTCCCCACTGGCTCGCCTCAACGTTGCACTGGAACTGGCCCGAGATATTGCCGGCCCGGAGTTTGCCGCACCCTTTGAGCGGATCGAGCGGGAGTCGGACCGGTTGAACGAGCTGATAGCTCATCTTCTGATGCTGACCAGGCTGGAGAGCCCTGAGGGGATTGGGCAGAGAACCGGATTCGATCTTGCGGAACTGGTGAAGGAAGTGGCGGGCGATGTGGACTTTGAGGCGCGGAGCAGTGACAGAAGAGTCGTCGCGTTGGTGACGGAGCCTATGCCGGTAACTGGCAACAGGGAGCTCCTCCGGCAGGCATTGGAAAACCTGGTTCGTAATGCTGCCCGGTACACTGATGTCGGCACAGCGGTAGACGTTTCACTTAGAATGCGAGTATCCGGGGGGCAACAATGGGCTCACATAGAGGTTCTGGACCGTGGGCCGGGGGTGCCTGAGTCCGAACTGGTAAATATTTTCCGGCCATTTTACCGCGTCAGCGATTCCAGGGAACGCGAAAGCGGCGGCGCTGGTGTCGGTCTGGCTATTTCCGATCGGGCGGTGCGTCTGCATGGCGGGAATGTGCGAGCGTCAAACGCGCCGCCTGCCGGCCTGAAGATGGAAATGGATTTGCCGCTGCAGTAG
- a CDS encoding VOC family protein, protein MIDRIDHLVFTVADVAKTCEFYERVLGMRVETFGEGRKALSFGGQKINLHQFGNEFEPKAKAPAPGTQDICLVSSIPIAEVERHLSSCGVAIEEGPVKRTGATGPINSIYFRDPDGNLIEVSNYL, encoded by the coding sequence ATGATTGACCGGATTGATCACTTGGTTTTCACGGTGGCAGACGTTGCTAAGACGTGCGAGTTCTACGAGCGGGTATTGGGAATGAGGGTTGAAACGTTTGGTGAGGGGCGTAAAGCTCTGAGTTTCGGCGGGCAGAAGATAAATCTGCATCAATTCGGCAACGAGTTCGAACCTAAAGCAAAAGCACCGGCCCCTGGAACCCAGGATATCTGCCTGGTAAGTTCCATCCCCATAGCGGAGGTCGAACGCCATCTTTCATCGTGCGGCGTCGCCATTGAAGAGGGACCCGTAAAGAGGACCGGCGCTACCGGTCCGATAAATTCCATCTACTTCAGAGATCCTGATGGAAATTTGATTGAGGTCTCAAACTACCTGTAA
- a CDS encoding FKBP-type peptidyl-prolyl cis-trans isomerase, which produces MSRLLIVALVALFALPAYAADEKKADEQKTFYAIGQVMARQLAIFEMSQDELDQVMNGVKDGVENKTPGFDLEPYKAKIQQLALARRNAQGEKLAAKTREFLEKAAKEKDAVKTPSGLIYKSLREGTGASPTATDKVKVNYRGTLIDGKEFDSSYTSGRPVEFGLNQVIKCWTEGLQKMKVGGKSQLICPADLAYGERGSGLIPANATLVFEVELLDIVK; this is translated from the coding sequence ATGAGCAGGCTTTTGATTGTTGCATTGGTAGCGCTTTTTGCATTACCGGCCTATGCGGCCGACGAGAAGAAAGCGGACGAGCAGAAGACGTTCTATGCGATCGGGCAGGTCATGGCCCGCCAGCTTGCTATCTTTGAGATGTCTCAAGACGAGCTGGACCAAGTGATGAATGGAGTCAAAGACGGCGTCGAAAACAAGACTCCGGGATTCGACTTGGAGCCCTATAAAGCGAAGATTCAGCAACTGGCTCTTGCGCGCCGCAACGCGCAGGGTGAGAAGCTGGCAGCGAAGACCAGGGAATTCCTCGAGAAGGCGGCCAAAGAGAAGGATGCCGTTAAGACCCCGTCGGGCCTCATCTACAAGTCCCTCAGGGAAGGGACCGGCGCCAGCCCGACTGCCACTGACAAGGTTAAGGTCAACTACCGCGGCACCCTGATCGACGGTAAGGAATTTGACAGTTCCTATACCTCTGGCCGTCCCGTCGAGTTCGGGCTGAACCAGGTCATCAAATGCTGGACCGAAGGACTGCAGAAGATGAAGGTAGGGGGCAAGTCGCAGCTTATCTGTCCTGCAGACCTGGCCTACGGTGAGCGCGGTTCCGGGCTCATCCCCGCCAATGCGACACTGGTATTCGAAGTCGAGCTTCTGGATATCGTGAAGTAG
- a CDS encoding MucR family transcriptional regulator, whose protein sequence is MATLVEIAAQLVSSHASSTPMTSDELLAEIAKVHAALKNLEAGQAIEGVEEARPSVSVKEAFKKNEVVCLLCGKGGFKTLARHLSTAHGMKPGAYKKQFGISSKQALSAKSYSEARRKMAQDRGLADNLAKAREVRMANIEAKKEGVAKPAKAAKIAKPAKAAATAKAVKAPKAAKAPKAAPKAAAPKAAAPKAKK, encoded by the coding sequence ATGGCGACATTGGTAGAAATAGCGGCACAACTCGTCTCATCGCACGCCTCCAGCACGCCGATGACGTCGGACGAGCTTCTTGCGGAAATAGCCAAAGTACATGCAGCACTCAAAAACCTCGAAGCCGGCCAGGCGATTGAAGGTGTCGAAGAAGCACGTCCTTCAGTTTCAGTCAAGGAGGCGTTCAAGAAGAATGAAGTTGTCTGCCTTCTTTGTGGCAAGGGGGGCTTCAAAACCCTGGCACGCCACCTGAGCACAGCCCACGGCATGAAGCCCGGCGCTTACAAAAAGCAGTTCGGTATTTCCAGCAAACAGGCTCTCTCAGCAAAAAGCTACTCCGAGGCGCGTCGCAAGATGGCCCAGGACCGCGGCCTTGCCGACAATCTCGCCAAGGCACGTGAAGTGCGCATGGCTAACATAGAAGCCAAAAAAGAGGGCGTAGCCAAGCCTGCCAAGGCGGCCAAAATAGCCAAACCGGCCAAGGCAGCGGCAACCGCAAAAGCTGTCAAGGCGCCCAAGGCCGCCAAGGCACCGAAGGCTGCTCCCAAGGCGGCAGCGCCTAAGGCTGCAGCGCCCAAGGCAAAGAAGTAG